In one Lycium barbarum isolate Lr01 chromosome 7, ASM1917538v2, whole genome shotgun sequence genomic region, the following are encoded:
- the LOC132604163 gene encoding uncharacterized protein LOC132604163, translating into MELWKSIVLFNSVLIFIGCVSSLPSKQDGFWYDNRMDKTESILIEAFFDPVCPDSRDSWPPLKLALQHYGSRVSLVVHPFPLPYHDNAFITSRALHIINKLNTSATYRLLESFFDQQDKFYGKATFNLSKASVVDKVAKFTYNAIGISNYAAVKDGFTDRKTDQATRMSFKYGCVKGVYGTPFFFVNGFPLPDAGSPLDYKKWRNTLDPLFSPEDK; encoded by the exons ATGGAGCTCTGGAAATCCATTGTGTTGTTTAATTCTGTTTTAATATTTATTGGTTGTGTGAGTTCACTTCCATCCAAGCAAGATGGGTTCTGGTACGATAACAGAATGGACAAAACAGAATCAATATTAATCGAGGCCTTCTTTGATCCAGTGTGCCCTGACAGTAGAGATTCATGGCCCCCCCTCAAGCTAGCTCTCCAGCACTACGGTTCTCGTGTCTCTCTCGTTGTTCATCCCTTCCCTTTACC TTACCATGATAATGCATTTATTACCTCGCGAGCGCTGCATATTATCAATAAGTTGAATACTTCTGCCACATACAGATTACTGGAATCTTTCTTTGATCAACAG GATAAGTTTTATGGCAAAGCAACTTTCAACTTGTCCAAAGCATCTGTTGTAGATAAAGTTGCAAAATTTACATACAATGCAATCGGGATTTCGAATTATGCTGCTGTAAAGGATGGATTTACTGACCGCAAAACCGATCAAGCAACTAGAATGTCCTTCAAG TATGGTTGTGTGAAAGGCGTATATGGGACACCTTTTTTCTTCGTAAATGGGTTTCCACTGCCTGATGCTGGCTCACCATTGGACTACAAAAAATGGAGAAATACACTTGATCCATTGTTTTCACCAGAGGACAAATGA
- the LOC132604164 gene encoding E3 ubiquitin-protein ligase ATL23-like, whose product MLFAVFLALFLPCVGMSVVFVVYMCFFCHAATTTRQQQSSNNHQEPMKGINEKGLSSAQLDKLPKVPGQELVLGNDCAVCLDVIDKEQVARIVPGCNHGFHIECADTWLSKHPVCPICRSKLETELFDGTTESNPC is encoded by the coding sequence ATGCTTTTTGCTGTGTTCCTTGCATTATTTCTTCCTTGTGTTGGCATGAGTGTTGTTTTTGTAGTCTACATGTGTTTTTTTTGCCATGCCGCAACAACAACAAGGCAACAACAATCTAGTAATAATCATCAAGAACCTATGAAGGGTATTAATGAAAAGGGATTATCTTCAGCACAATTGGATAAATTGCCTAAAGTTCCTGGTCAAGAATTGGTGTTGGGAAATGATTGTGCTGTTTGTTTGGATGTAATTGATAAAGAACAAGTGGCAAGAATTGTACCAGGTTGCAACCATGGGTTCCATATTGAATGTGCTGATACTTGGTTGTCTAAACACCCTGTTTGTCCTATTTGTCGAAGCAAACTTGAGACAGAGCTGTTTGATGGTACTACTGAAAGCAATCCTTGTTGA